A genome region from Bdellovibrionota bacterium includes the following:
- a CDS encoding HAD family hydrolase, giving the protein MKKPNLNLKNLKSIKALIVDVDGILTDGTIWWHSPGEWRRNFNIYDGFGIRELVKEGFIVAMITGSNAQDIRERKEKLNIHYLYEGMEDKIPSFEDFLKKTNLKANEVAYIGDDLPDVPVLKRAGFAASVPTAMAEAKKVAMYITKKDGGKGAVRELCDILIAAKNSSPQKTIRKTARKRKK; this is encoded by the coding sequence TTGAAAAAACCAAACCTTAACCTAAAAAATCTTAAGTCTATCAAAGCCTTAATTGTAGATGTGGATGGCATTTTAACCGATGGCACTATTTGGTGGCATTCTCCTGGCGAATGGCGTCGAAATTTTAATATATATGATGGTTTTGGGATCAGAGAACTTGTAAAAGAAGGCTTTATTGTCGCCATGATTACAGGCTCAAACGCGCAAGATATTAGAGAACGTAAAGAAAAGCTGAACATCCATTATCTCTACGAAGGAATGGAAGACAAGATCCCTTCTTTCGAAGATTTTTTAAAGAAAACCAACTTAAAAGCAAATGAAGTCGCTTATATCGGTGATGATTTGCCAGATGTTCCTGTTTTAAAAAGAGCGGGGTTCGCGGCATCAGTTCCGACAGCAATGGCCGAAGCCAAGAAAGTTGCCATGTACATCACTAAAAAGGATGGCGGCAAAGGTGCCGTTAGAGAACTTTGTGATATATTAATAGCTGCAAAAAACTCATCTCCACAGAAAACTATACGGAAAACTGCACGAAAAAGGAAAAAATAA
- the kdsA gene encoding 3-deoxy-8-phosphooctulonate synthase, producing MSDFKPLKNLVEMKFGSQKFTWGDGKNFVLFAGPDIVEDQGMVLEVAQELKKITTELQIPWILKCSFDKANRQSGDKFRGHGMKEGLKILNDIKKKVDVPFLTDVHETIQMEAVAEVADVIQIPAFLSRQTDLIIAAAKTGKVLHMKKGQFLAPWDMKSVAKKAVDAGNSKVLLCERGTTFGYNRLINDMTGLVEMRNLGFPVIMDCTHSTQLPGAQGDSSGGRREMSWALARAAVAVGIDGLFFETHPNPDEALCDGPTSIALKNMKGMLANLKKINQTHQD from the coding sequence ATGAGCGATTTTAAACCACTTAAAAATTTAGTCGAAATGAAGTTTGGCTCCCAAAAATTCACTTGGGGAGATGGCAAAAATTTTGTTCTCTTTGCAGGACCGGATATTGTTGAAGATCAAGGTATGGTTCTAGAGGTTGCGCAAGAATTAAAGAAAATCACGACAGAACTTCAAATTCCATGGATCTTAAAATGTTCTTTCGATAAGGCCAACAGACAAAGTGGAGATAAGTTTCGCGGTCATGGCATGAAAGAAGGCTTAAAGATTTTAAACGATATCAAAAAGAAAGTAGACGTTCCATTCTTAACGGATGTTCACGAAACAATTCAAATGGAAGCCGTCGCAGAAGTTGCAGATGTGATTCAAATCCCTGCATTCTTGTCACGACAAACCGATTTGATCATAGCTGCCGCTAAAACTGGAAAAGTTCTTCATATGAAGAAAGGTCAGTTCTTGGCTCCATGGGATATGAAGAGTGTAGCTAAAAAAGCGGTCGACGCTGGTAACAGCAAAGTTCTCTTGTGCGAAAGAGGCACAACCTTCGGTTACAATAGACTCATCAACGATATGACAGGCTTAGTAGAAATGAGAAACCTAGGCTTTCCAGTGATTATGGATTGCACTCACTCCACCCAACTCCCCGGCGCCCAAGGCGACTCGAGTGGTGGCAGAAGAGAGATGTCATGGGCACTGGCCAGAGCCGCAGTTGCCGTGGGAATTGATGGGCTATTCTTCGAAACCCATCCAAACCCAGACGAAGCCCTCTGTGACGGCCCCACTTCGATCGCTCTAAAAAACATGAAGGGTATGCTAGCTAATCTCAAAAAGATCAACCAAACTCATCAAGACTAA